One window of the Peptacetobacter hiranonis genome contains the following:
- a CDS encoding phosphoglycerate dehydrogenase has product MKLLITKKFDDEKMKMIEDLGYDIVFMEDRKLQNTPEVNSVDVAYVYYYTSRLDYSQMKNLKFLQLASVGFDHIPKYVFVENNIYLSNNNGGYSVPIAEFAVMNVLNIYKNSKKFFKNQNESLWKVDMSLLELVGKRAGILGTGGIGMETAKRLKAFGVEVWGVNTSGRDVEYFDKCFKSEDMDIIFRECDIVIAVMPSTKETEGMINRDKFEMMKEGSVFMNLGRGNLVNLDDLEEYASKFRGIALDVFDKEPLSKERSLWNVENLIITPHNSWVSDRNNDRLFENVYRNLKAFIETGKPEKYVDIKRGY; this is encoded by the coding sequence ATGAAATTACTTATTACTAAAAAATTCGACGATGAAAAGATGAAGATGATAGAAGACCTTGGATATGATATAGTTTTTATGGAGGATAGAAAGCTTCAAAATACTCCAGAGGTGAATAGCGTTGATGTTGCCTATGTTTATTACTATACTTCTAGGCTTGATTATTCTCAGATGAAGAATTTAAAATTCCTGCAGCTTGCTAGCGTGGGATTTGATCATATTCCAAAGTATGTTTTTGTAGAAAATAATATATATCTTTCAAATAATAATGGAGGATACAGTGTTCCTATTGCTGAATTTGCGGTGATGAACGTGTTAAATATATACAAGAATTCTAAAAAGTTCTTTAAAAATCAGAACGAGTCTTTATGGAAGGTGGATATGTCCCTTTTAGAATTAGTAGGTAAGAGAGCTGGTATTTTAGGTACTGGTGGAATTGGTATGGAAACTGCTAAGAGATTAAAGGCTTTTGGTGTTGAGGTATGGGGTGTTAATACTTCTGGAAGAGATGTAGAATACTTCGATAAATGTTTCAAATCAGAAGATATGGATATTATTTTTAGAGAATGTGATATTGTAATCGCCGTTATGCCTTCAACAAAGGAAACAGAAGGAATGATTAATAGAGATAAGTTTGAAATGATGAAGGAAGGTTCTGTGTTTATGAATTTAGGCAGGGGAAATCTTGTAAACTTAGATGATTTAGAAGAGTATGCGTCTAAGTTTAGAGGAATTGCACTAGATGTTTTTGATAAGGAACCATTATCAAAAGAGAGATCTCTTTGGAATGTAGAAAATCTTATAATAACTCCACACAACTCTTGGGTATCTGACAGAAATAATGATAGGCTTTTTGAAAATGTTTATAGAAATCTTAAAGCATTTATCGAGACAGGTAAGCCAGAAAAGTATGTTGATATAAAAAGAGGATACTAA
- a CDS encoding NAD(P)-binding protein, with protein MSRLILTTPNSAQKVVDGLYKDLERRLEAGPSALCPVDLSLSFLTMCHAQSCGKCVPCRVGLEQLKALLTDVLEGEADLETIDLIEKTAKVIVNSADCAIGYEAARMVLQGVQGFRDDYVSHIEQGVCSQSFKDQAVPCVALCPAGVDIPGYIALVREGRYRDAIRLIRKDNPFPTACALVCEHPCEAKCRRNMIDDSINIKGIKRFAADNAGIVPAPECAPSTGKKVAIVGGGPGGLTAAYFLSLMGHKAVVFEKEHKLGGMLHFGIPEYRLPEARLHEDIDAILSTGVEVKYGVNIGKDVTLKELQDEYDAMFITIGAQLDKKLNMEGEDSEGVVSAVEMLHNIGLGEKPDFTGKKVAVIGGGNVAMDAARSSVRLGADEVKIVYRRRKDDMTALLEEIEGAEAEGCELVTLQAPARVEADENGKVAALWTQPQLIGKVDRGRPKPVKANLPEERIECDIVIVAIGQNIDYKDCEDFGIPTKWGNLISLNDTSIKGMPGVFTGGDCATGPSTVIKAIAAGKTAAANIDQYLGFNHKIECDVEIPQPRLENKPACGRVNITEKPASERKTNFEEIECGMTCEGAMQEASRCLRCDKFGYGIFRGGRVERW; from the coding sequence ATGAGCAGACTTATACTTACAACACCAAACAGTGCTCAGAAAGTAGTAGACGGTCTTTATAAAGACTTAGAAAGAAGATTAGAAGCTGGACCATCAGCACTATGTCCAGTTGATTTATCTTTATCTTTTTTAACTATGTGTCACGCCCAGTCTTGTGGAAAATGTGTTCCATGTAGAGTTGGACTTGAACAGTTAAAAGCACTATTAACAGACGTTTTAGAGGGAGAAGCAGATTTAGAAACTATAGACTTAATAGAAAAAACAGCTAAAGTTATAGTTAATTCTGCTGATTGTGCAATAGGATACGAAGCAGCTAGAATGGTTCTACAGGGAGTTCAGGGCTTCAGAGACGATTACGTTTCTCATATAGAACAGGGAGTATGTTCTCAGTCATTTAAAGACCAGGCAGTTCCTTGTGTTGCCCTATGTCCAGCAGGAGTTGATATTCCAGGATATATAGCACTTGTTAGAGAAGGAAGATATCGGGATGCAATAAGATTAATAAGAAAAGACAATCCATTCCCAACAGCTTGTGCTCTTGTTTGTGAACATCCATGTGAAGCAAAATGTAGAAGAAATATGATAGATGACTCTATAAATATAAAAGGTATAAAAAGATTTGCAGCTGATAATGCAGGAATTGTTCCAGCACCAGAATGTGCACCATCAACTGGTAAAAAAGTTGCAATAGTAGGTGGAGGACCAGGAGGTCTTACTGCTGCATACTTCTTATCATTAATGGGACACAAAGCAGTTGTATTTGAAAAAGAACATAAATTAGGAGGAATGCTTCACTTCGGTATACCAGAATACCGTCTACCAGAAGCAAGACTTCATGAAGATATAGACGCTATATTATCTACAGGAGTAGAAGTTAAATACGGCGTTAATATAGGAAAAGACGTTACATTAAAAGAATTACAGGATGAGTACGATGCAATGTTCATAACAATAGGTGCTCAACTTGACAAAAAACTTAATATGGAAGGTGAAGACAGCGAAGGAGTTGTATCTGCTGTTGAAATGCTTCACAATATTGGTTTAGGTGAAAAACCAGACTTCACAGGTAAAAAAGTTGCTGTTATCGGTGGAGGTAACGTTGCAATGGATGCTGCTAGATCTTCAGTAAGATTAGGAGCAGATGAAGTTAAGATAGTTTACAGAAGAAGAAAAGACGATATGACAGCTCTTCTTGAAGAAATAGAAGGTGCAGAAGCAGAAGGATGCGAACTTGTTACACTTCAGGCTCCAGCTAGAGTTGAAGCTGATGAAAATGGAAAAGTTGCTGCACTTTGGACTCAGCCTCAGTTAATAGGAAAAGTTGATAGAGGTAGACCAAAACCAGTAAAAGCTAACTTACCAGAAGAAAGAATAGAATGTGATATAGTAATAGTTGCTATAGGACAGAATATAGATTACAAAGATTGTGAAGACTTCGGTATACCAACTAAATGGGGTAATTTAATATCTTTAAATGATACTTCAATAAAAGGAATGCCAGGAGTATTTACAGGTGGTGACTGTGCAACAGGACCATCTACTGTTATAAAAGCTATAGCTGCAGGTAAAACAGCTGCTGCTAATATAGACCAGTATCTTGGATTCAACCACAAAATAGAATGTGATGTAGAAATACCACAGCCTAGATTAGAAAATAAACCAGCTTGTGGTAGAGTTAATATAACTGAAAAACCAGCATCAGAAAGAAAAACTAACTTTGAAGAAATTGAATGCGGAATGACTTGTGAAGGTGCTATGCAGGAAGCTTCAAGATGTTTAAGATGTGATAAATTCGGTTACGGAATATTCAGAGGAGGTAGAGTAGAGAGATGGTAA
- a CDS encoding NADH-dependent [FeFe] hydrogenase, group A6 — protein MVRLTIDGIAVEVQEGTKILDAAAQAGIKIPTLCFLKDINEIGACRVCVVEVEGCDQLVAACNNVVEEGMVIHTNSPKVRETRRVNVELILSQHDCRCATCVRSGNCELQTISNDLGIIDLPYNQKFKKKPWNKDFPLIRDSSKCIKCMRCVQVCENVQNTRIWEVGNTGSRTDVVVSLNRKIEESDCALCGQCITHCPVGALRERDDVDKVFDALADPEKITVVQVAPAVRAAWGESLGLEREAATVKRLVAALRKMGFNYIFDTTFSADLTIMEEGSEFVEKLKNKENNKFPMFTSCCPGWVRYMKSHYPDMVDLLSTSKSPQQMFGAITKSYYAELLDVSPDKIYSISIMPCIAKKHECDIPTINDTEADKDVDVVITTREVDRMIRAEHIDVANLEEEEFDMPLGVGTGAGVIFGATGGVMEAALRSAYYLVTGENPDPDAFKEVRGMDGWKESQIEINGTVVKTAVTSGLKNTDKLIQAIRNGEVEYDFVEVMACPGGCSGGGGQPIHLGQTSNRVDNLYKLDKEANLRFSHENPSIVKVYEDYLGAPMSEKAHKLLHTDHESWDMPLSPKFD, from the coding sequence ATGGTAAGACTAACAATAGACGGAATAGCAGTAGAAGTACAGGAAGGTACTAAAATACTAGATGCAGCTGCTCAGGCTGGAATAAAAATACCTACTCTTTGCTTCCTAAAAGATATAAATGAAATAGGTGCTTGTAGAGTATGTGTTGTTGAGGTTGAAGGATGTGACCAGTTAGTTGCAGCATGTAATAATGTTGTAGAAGAAGGAATGGTTATACATACTAACAGCCCAAAAGTAAGAGAAACAAGAAGAGTAAATGTTGAGTTAATATTATCTCAGCATGATTGTAGATGTGCTACATGTGTTAGAAGTGGAAACTGTGAACTACAGACAATTTCTAATGATTTAGGAATAATAGATCTTCCATACAATCAGAAATTCAAGAAAAAACCTTGGAACAAAGATTTCCCACTTATAAGAGATTCTTCAAAATGTATAAAATGTATGAGATGTGTTCAGGTATGTGAAAATGTACAGAATACTAGAATTTGGGAAGTTGGAAACACTGGTTCAAGAACTGATGTAGTGGTTTCTTTAAATAGAAAAATAGAAGAGTCTGACTGTGCACTTTGTGGTCAGTGTATAACTCACTGTCCAGTAGGGGCTTTAAGAGAAAGAGACGATGTTGATAAAGTATTCGATGCTTTAGCAGATCCAGAAAAAATAACAGTAGTTCAGGTTGCTCCTGCAGTTAGAGCAGCTTGGGGTGAATCTTTAGGTCTTGAAAGAGAAGCAGCTACAGTTAAGAGATTAGTTGCAGCTCTTAGAAAAATGGGATTCAACTACATATTCGATACAACATTCAGTGCTGACCTTACAATAATGGAAGAAGGTAGTGAATTTGTTGAAAAACTTAAAAATAAAGAAAACAATAAATTCCCAATGTTTACATCATGCTGTCCAGGTTGGGTAAGATATATGAAATCTCATTACCCAGATATGGTAGATCTTTTATCTACTTCAAAATCTCCACAGCAGATGTTCGGGGCTATAACTAAATCATACTATGCAGAATTATTAGATGTTTCTCCAGATAAGATATACTCAATATCTATAATGCCTTGTATAGCTAAGAAACATGAATGTGATATACCAACAATCAATGATACAGAAGCTGACAAAGATGTAGATGTTGTTATAACTACTAGAGAAGTTGATAGAATGATAAGAGCAGAACATATAGATGTTGCTAATCTTGAAGAAGAAGAATTCGATATGCCACTAGGTGTAGGCACAGGTGCTGGAGTTATATTCGGAGCTACAGGTGGTGTTATGGAAGCAGCATTACGTTCAGCATACTACTTAGTAACTGGTGAAAATCCAGATCCAGATGCATTCAAAGAAGTTAGAGGAATGGACGGATGGAAAGAGTCTCAGATAGAAATAAACGGAACTGTTGTTAAGACAGCTGTTACAAGTGGACTTAAAAACACTGATAAATTAATACAGGCTATAAGAAATGGCGAAGTTGAATACGACTTTGTTGAAGTTATGGCTTGTCCTGGTGGATGTTCAGGTGGTGGAGGTCAGCCTATACATTTAGGTCAGACTTCTAACAGAGTAGATAATCTTTATAAATTAGATAAAGAAGCTAATTTAAGATTTTCTCATGAAAACCCATCAATAGTTAAAGTTTATGAAGATTATTTAGGAGCTCCAATGTCAGAAAAAGCTCACAAATTACTTCATACTGATCATGAATCTTGGGATATGCCTTTATCTCCAAAATTTGATTAA
- the prdC gene encoding proline reductase-associated electron transfer protein PrdC — protein sequence MQINYDFLLSQGVGAPSEPVVEVGEEVKRGQLIAKCPEGKLGQNIHASIYGVVESIDDKKITIKANEKQDDKFVELTSTEPIDLVREAGIVGLGGAGFPTHVKLGKPFEKGGVLLINAAECEPILDHNMRYINENAEYVVKSVKTVMDMVNAEKAIIGIKSLHTEEIAKLEAAIDCDNITIHGLENMYPMGEERALIREALGTLLNVTDLPLAADAIVINLETLYRIQEAIEFKKPLIDKDMTVAGLINGENIKTFRNVPIGTTVGEMIERAGGLATEEYGEIIMGGPFTGKRTTLESPVVKTTGGIIVTNPFWKAPEKMGLLVCACGGNKERLEQLAESMGAKEIVGVEYCKQAIEMKNGSRKCENPGHCPGQVQKVMNLKRAGAEAILISNCTDCSNTVMSCAPQLKVPVFHCTDAALRSVGMMLIRKIKK from the coding sequence ATGCAGATAAATTACGATTTTTTACTTAGCCAGGGCGTTGGAGCACCTAGTGAACCAGTTGTTGAAGTTGGTGAAGAAGTAAAAAGAGGACAGCTTATAGCTAAATGTCCAGAGGGAAAACTTGGACAGAATATACACGCTAGTATCTACGGAGTTGTAGAATCAATAGATGATAAAAAAATAACTATAAAAGCAAACGAAAAACAGGACGACAAATTCGTTGAATTAACTTCAACTGAACCTATAGACCTTGTTAGAGAAGCTGGTATAGTTGGACTTGGTGGAGCAGGATTCCCTACTCACGTAAAACTCGGTAAACCATTCGAAAAAGGTGGCGTACTTCTTATAAATGCTGCTGAATGTGAACCAATATTAGATCACAATATGAGATATATAAACGAAAACGCTGAATACGTTGTAAAAAGCGTTAAAACTGTAATGGATATGGTTAATGCAGAAAAAGCTATAATAGGTATAAAGAGCTTACATACAGAAGAAATAGCTAAACTTGAAGCTGCTATAGACTGCGATAACATAACTATACATGGCCTTGAAAACATGTACCCAATGGGTGAAGAAAGAGCATTAATAAGAGAAGCTTTAGGTACTTTATTAAACGTAACTGATCTTCCTCTTGCTGCTGATGCAATAGTTATAAACCTTGAAACATTATACAGAATTCAGGAAGCTATAGAGTTCAAAAAACCTCTAATAGACAAAGATATGACTGTTGCTGGTTTAATAAACGGCGAAAACATAAAAACATTTAGAAATGTTCCAATAGGTACTACTGTTGGTGAAATGATAGAAAGAGCTGGTGGACTAGCTACTGAAGAATACGGAGAAATAATAATGGGTGGACCTTTCACAGGAAAGAGAACTACTTTAGAATCTCCAGTTGTTAAAACTACAGGTGGTATAATAGTTACTAATCCATTCTGGAAAGCTCCTGAAAAAATGGGTCTTCTAGTTTGTGCTTGTGGTGGAAACAAAGAAAGACTAGAACAGTTAGCTGAAAGTATGGGCGCTAAAGAAATAGTTGGTGTAGAATACTGTAAACAGGCTATAGAAATGAAAAACGGTTCTCGTAAATGTGAAAACCCAGGACATTGTCCAGGACAGGTTCAGAAAGTTATGAACTTAAAGAGAGCTGGTGCAGAAGCTATACTTATAAGTAACTGTACTGACTGTTCAAACACAGTGATGTCTTGTGCTCCTCAGCTTAAAGTGCCAGTATTCCACTGTACAGATGCCGCTTTAAGATCAGTAGGAATGATGCTTATAAGAAAAATCAAAAAATAA
- a CDS encoding TIGR03905 family TSCPD domain-containing protein, whose protein sequence is MKKVTFAPSGVCCKMMEFEIDDNNKLHNVVFTAGCNGNLKGIAKLVEGMDAQHVADLLEGNTCGNRPTSCPDQLSKAIKENL, encoded by the coding sequence ATGAAAAAAGTTACTTTCGCACCAAGCGGTGTATGCTGCAAAATGATGGAATTTGAAATCGATGATAACAACAAACTACACAATGTTGTTTTCACAGCTGGATGCAACGGAAACCTTAAAGGAATAGCAAAATTAGTAGAAGGAATGGATGCTCAGCATGTAGCTGATCTACTAGAAGGAAATACTTGTGGAAACAGACCTACATCATGTCCAGATCAGCTTTCAAAAGCAATAAAGGAAAACTTATAA
- a CDS encoding DUF4364 family protein, protein MFENSSEEIVYHKLLILHILKKAEMPLTNSQITQVVLDTEMMNYFSLQSLLSELTDSKLIATYKESGREYYTLTLNGEDSHDYFSSRIPETVVEKVDKYINANKGNLLADTQIKSSFVKQSDNEYIVNLRVVEDQSNLIDLNLNVSSEKQANSICNNWKKNASEMYTEIISLLIEKRDN, encoded by the coding sequence ATGTTTGAAAACTCGTCAGAAGAAATTGTATATCATAAACTTTTGATTTTACATATATTAAAAAAAGCTGAAATGCCTTTAACAAATTCACAAATAACTCAGGTAGTGCTAGATACGGAGATGATGAACTACTTCTCTCTTCAGTCGCTGCTTTCTGAGCTTACAGATAGCAAGCTAATTGCTACTTATAAGGAGTCTGGTAGAGAATACTACACACTTACACTAAACGGAGAAGACTCTCACGACTATTTCTCTTCTAGAATTCCAGAAACTGTTGTCGAAAAAGTAGACAAATATATAAATGCAAATAAAGGTAATCTTCTTGCTGATACCCAGATTAAATCTAGCTTTGTCAAACAGAGCGACAATGAATACATAGTCAATCTTAGAGTCGTTGAGGACCAGTCAAATCTTATAGATTTAAATCTAAATGTATCTTCTGAAAAACAGGCAAATAGTATATGCAATAATTGGAAAAAGAACGCATCTGAAATGTACACAGAGATAATCTCTCTATTAATAGAAAAAAGAGATAATTAA
- the prdR gene encoding sigma-54 dependent transcriptional regulator PrdR translates to MGLEGDAMFSIPEMKKVEDVMDLNFNTINENESVKIAVSEIIKANKKTLVALDDNGDMSGIISITDIHNLGLNNEGIEDVKIKDIMKKKVVSVEKGMPIDECRDLMIKENIGILPVVDDNGKITGILRQEHIRDYLYMQLEEYGITLKYIIGHIREGICAVNNEGVVILWNSFMEERYGIKSDDIVGRPISDFLEDTICERVLRRRIGISDVYSTYKKQDMYGLVHANPIFFGGEFVGVVCTELDVTEARNLSFELEKTNEKLKYLQDEVKNLSNGVFEGILGKSDKIEKAKAIAKQIAKTSSSIFIWGESGTGKEVFSRAIHEQSGRKGSFVPVNCSAIPAELFESEFFGYESGAFTGANKKGKSGIFELAKDGTVFLDEIADLPLNMQAKLLRVLQEKEVRRVGGEKTIKINPRIISATNKDLEKMVKEEKFREDLYYRLNVVEIKIPPLRERKEDIGILLHYFLDEMCRENGKPRMSLSKEAYKILENYRWKGNIRELKNTVENMVVLSDSSIIEKDAIPSYIVESAKNSTDDEDYPLDLTSAIEKLEIKNITKALEMSKGNKAKAAKILNIPRTTLYYKLDLYGIK, encoded by the coding sequence TTGGGTTTGGAAGGTGATGCGATGTTTTCTATACCAGAAATGAAAAAAGTTGAAGATGTTATGGACTTAAATTTCAATACAATAAATGAAAATGAGTCCGTAAAAATTGCAGTGAGTGAGATTATAAAGGCAAATAAAAAGACATTGGTAGCACTTGACGACAATGGTGATATGAGTGGGATTATTTCTATAACAGATATCCATAATTTAGGTCTTAATAATGAAGGAATTGAAGACGTAAAAATAAAGGATATAATGAAGAAAAAAGTCGTAAGTGTAGAAAAAGGTATGCCTATAGATGAGTGTAGAGATCTTATGATAAAAGAAAATATCGGTATTCTACCAGTAGTTGATGATAATGGAAAGATAACGGGTATTTTAAGACAGGAGCATATAAGAGATTACCTTTATATGCAGCTTGAGGAATATGGTATTACGCTTAAATATATAATAGGACATATTAGAGAAGGGATTTGTGCTGTAAATAATGAAGGTGTTGTCATTTTATGGAACAGCTTTATGGAAGAAAGATACGGTATAAAGTCAGATGATATTGTAGGAAGACCGATAAGTGATTTTCTTGAAGATACTATTTGTGAGAGAGTTCTTAGAAGAAGAATTGGTATAAGTGACGTTTATTCTACATATAAAAAGCAAGATATGTACGGGCTTGTTCATGCAAATCCGATTTTCTTTGGTGGAGAGTTTGTCGGGGTTGTATGTACTGAGCTAGATGTTACAGAGGCGAGAAATTTATCATTTGAACTAGAAAAAACTAATGAAAAGCTTAAATATCTTCAGGACGAGGTGAAAAATCTATCAAATGGTGTTTTTGAAGGTATTTTAGGAAAGAGTGACAAGATAGAAAAGGCAAAGGCTATTGCTAAACAGATTGCAAAGACTAGCAGTAGTATATTTATCTGGGGAGAGAGTGGTACTGGTAAAGAGGTATTTTCCAGAGCTATTCATGAGCAGAGTGGCAGAAAAGGGTCTTTTGTTCCTGTAAACTGTAGTGCTATCCCAGCGGAATTATTTGAAAGTGAGTTCTTTGGATATGAGTCTGGAGCATTCACAGGAGCTAATAAAAAAGGAAAGAGTGGTATTTTTGAATTGGCAAAGGATGGGACAGTATTTTTAGATGAAATTGCAGATCTTCCTTTAAATATGCAGGCAAAGCTTCTGAGAGTTCTTCAAGAGAAGGAAGTCAGAAGGGTTGGAGGAGAAAAAACTATAAAGATAAATCCTAGAATTATCTCAGCTACAAATAAAGACCTTGAAAAAATGGTAAAAGAAGAGAAGTTTAGAGAGGATTTATACTATAGATTAAATGTCGTTGAGATAAAAATCCCTCCTTTAAGAGAGAGAAAAGAAGATATTGGTATTTTATTACATTATTTCTTAGATGAGATGTGTAGAGAAAATGGCAAGCCACGTATGAGCTTAAGTAAGGAAGCTTATAAGATTTTGGAAAACTATAGATGGAAGGGTAATATAAGGGAGTTAAAAAATACAGTAGAGAATATGGTTGTATTATCAGACTCTTCTATAATAGAAAAAGATGCAATTCCTAGTTATATAGTTGAGAGTGCAAAAAATTCTACTGATGATGAAGATTATCCTCTTGATTTAACTTCGGCTATAGAAAAATTAGAAATAAAAAATATTACAAAAGCTTTAGAAATGTCTAAGGGCAATAAAGCTAAAGCAGCAAAAATATTAAATATTCCAAGAACAACGTTGTATTATAAGTTGGATTTATATGGAATTAAATAA
- the prdC gene encoding proline reductase-associated electron transfer protein PrdC — protein sequence MVLRLELRQHVGAPCRPIVSVGEHVKKGQLIAEPTGLGANIHSSVYGTVKEITETAILIEADEEQPEEFVKIKDTESNLDAIIEAGVVGAGGAGFPAGIKFKGDIEGGYVIVNAAECEPILTHNMAYIEDHAEELVRGLKYLLEITKAAKGYIAIKPHHTKQLIALGKATKNEDNIEIKYLPNMYPAGDERVIVRELLGVELEPGQLPSVAKAIISNVETVKNVVAAIEERRPVITKDLTVAGRVKDEDAQTGRVFLNVPIGMPISYFIDQCGGILEPYGEIVLGGPFTGKHGELDSPVTKTLGGIIVSMPLIQEKRKLGIICCECGAQEARLHEIASLMGAEVVAEERCKRMTDDGRGRYRCSLPGMCPGQAETVLKLKGKGAEALLISNCEDUTNTVMQVAPRLGLPVYHSTDHSLRAGGHRLYRRKK from the coding sequence ATGGTACTTAGATTAGAACTAAGACAGCATGTTGGTGCTCCTTGCCGGCCTATAGTAAGTGTTGGGGAACATGTAAAAAAAGGTCAGCTAATAGCAGAACCAACAGGTCTAGGTGCTAACATCCACTCTTCAGTATACGGAACAGTTAAAGAAATAACTGAAACAGCTATACTTATAGAAGCGGATGAAGAACAGCCTGAAGAATTCGTTAAGATAAAAGATACAGAATCTAATCTTGACGCAATAATAGAAGCAGGTGTTGTTGGAGCAGGTGGGGCAGGATTCCCAGCTGGTATAAAATTCAAAGGTGATATAGAAGGTGGTTACGTAATAGTAAACGCAGCTGAATGTGAACCTATACTAACTCACAACATGGCTTACATAGAAGACCATGCAGAAGAATTAGTAAGAGGACTTAAATATTTATTAGAAATAACTAAAGCTGCTAAAGGTTACATAGCTATAAAACCTCATCACACAAAACAGCTTATAGCTCTAGGAAAAGCAACTAAAAACGAAGATAATATAGAAATAAAATATCTTCCAAATATGTATCCAGCAGGAGATGAAAGAGTTATAGTTAGAGAATTACTAGGAGTTGAACTTGAACCAGGTCAGCTTCCAAGTGTAGCAAAAGCTATAATATCAAATGTTGAAACAGTTAAAAATGTAGTTGCAGCTATAGAAGAAAGAAGACCAGTTATAACTAAAGATTTAACAGTAGCTGGTAGAGTTAAAGATGAAGACGCTCAGACTGGTAGAGTATTCTTAAACGTTCCAATAGGAATGCCAATAAGCTACTTTATAGACCAGTGTGGTGGAATATTAGAACCATATGGTGAAATAGTTCTTGGTGGACCTTTCACAGGTAAACATGGAGAATTAGATTCACCTGTAACAAAAACATTAGGTGGTATAATCGTATCTATGCCGCTAATTCAGGAAAAAAGAAAATTAGGAATCATCTGCTGTGAATGTGGAGCTCAGGAAGCAAGACTACACGAAATAGCTTCTCTTATGGGTGCAGAAGTAGTTGCAGAAGAAAGATGTAAGAGAATGACAGATGATGGTAGAGGAAGATACAGATGTTCACTTCCTGGTATGTGTCCAGGACAGGCAGAAACAGTTCTTAAACTAAAAGGAAAAGGTGCTGAAGCGTTACTAATAAGTAACTGCGAAGACTGAACAAACACAGTTATGCAAGTGGCACCTAGGTTAGGATTGCCTGTATATCACAGTACAGATCATTCATTAAGAGCAGGCGGACATAGATTATACAGAAGAAAAAAATAA